The following are encoded in a window of Arctopsyche grandis isolate Sample6627 chromosome 4, ASM5162203v2, whole genome shotgun sequence genomic DNA:
- the LOC143910443 gene encoding proclotting enzyme-like isoform X1 → MSWICSIFVLITIFQYNHAWNKSDFHIDSKLSKECGHSKSFSPENYFEHWGFWPWLGMAFYDGFGRGTKCNAVLIHPQAVISSLHCFKKIPDIILEEHLFVAFSLPGLPSFQNISVTHLDFPGTRYNSGYDLALLRLSRPVVVSAQVQPICLWEEDHDYSTQLASHIGMMVGADLNNLYDYDNFNTLRSYQAPVRVINAKKCREKEPNYFDSPNEKPLCYSYYRVPVTCHGFGSMLMFPRLSETGDIVWYLRSIVTLRKWLCDDNSYTSSFDVADRRPWIESHFRTSKEKSCGRQVATHTPLVTLGQQTHRGDWPWHAALFLDSLTNKSKSYRCGGSLISPLYVLTAGHCVMLDSKILDGRLSAKLGKFSLNSNEPDSLDIRVSEVILHEFYDQDTLRNDIALLKLSSNVTYNQYIQPVCLWHSDNLDKKNIFNQIGRVPGWGLNEKNEYPNTLFVAAIPIVEDIYCYQSHATFYDSFLTNSTFCAGNPRGNGTAVCNGDSGGGLILPVEQNDQDVTWYVRGIVSVTVRREGGNLCDTNYYAIYTDVAKYLDWITFQMSLDL, encoded by the exons ATGTCTTGGATTTGTAGTATATTTGTATtgataacaatatttcaatacaatCACGCCTGGAATAAATCCGATTTCCATATAGACTCGAag CTTTCTAAGGAGTGTGGACATTCGAAATCTTTCTCTCCAGAGAACTATTTTGAACATTGGGGATTTTGGCCATGGCTTGGAATGGCATTTTACGACGGCTTCGGACGTGGAACAAAATGCAATGCCGTTCTCATACATCCTCAGGCTGTCATATCGa GTTTGCATTGTTTCAAGAAAATACCTGATATAATTTTAGAAGAACATCTCTTCGTAGCGTTTTCTCTTCCTGGATTACCATCGTTTCAAAACATATca GTAACTCATTTAGATTTCCCTGGAACTAGGTACAATTCGGGATACGATTTGGCACTTTTGAGACTTTCAAGACCGGTCGTAGTCAGCGCTCAAGTTCAACCAATTTGCTTGTGGGAAGAAGATCACGACTATAGCACTCAATTGGCATCTCATATTGGAATG ATGGTGGGAGCAGATCTGAACAATTTATACGATTACGATAACTTCAACACACTGAGATCGTATCAAGCTCCAGTTCGAGTGATCAACGCAAAGAAATGTAGAGAAAAAGAGCCGAATTATTTCGACTCTCCTAATGAAAAGCCCTTGTGCTATTCTTACTACCGAG TTCCTGTTACATGTCACGGATTTGGCTCGATGTTGATGTTTCCAAGATTATCGGAGACTGGAGATATTGTTTGGTATTTGAGAAGCATCGTTACTTTGAGGAAATGGCTTTGCGATGATAATTCTTATACTTCTTCATTCGATGTCGCTGACAGAAGACCATGGATCGAATCACATTTTAGG acttCAAAGGAGAAGAGTTGCGGTCGACAAGTAGCAACACATACCCCATTGGTTACACTTGGACAACAAACACACAGAGGAGATTGGCCATGGCATGCTGCCTTATTCTTAGATTCTTTGACAAATAAATCCAAATCGTATAGATGTGGAGGAAGTTTAATATCTCCGTTATATGTATTGACAG CCGGACATTGCGTCATGCTTGATTCGAAAATACTAGACGGAAGATTGTCGGCGAAATTGGGCAAATTCAGTTTGAATTCTAATGAACCAGATTCTTTAGACATACGG GTATCTGAAGTCATTCTGCACGAATTCTACGATCAAGATACACTTCGTAACGATATTGCACTGTTAAAGCTGTCGTCAAATGTCACCTACAATCAATACATTCAACCAGTTTGTTTGTGGCACAGTGATAATCTCGACAAAAagaatattttcaatcaaatcgGAAGG gttCCAGGTTGGGGTCTGAATGAAAAGAATGAATATCCAAATACCTTATTCGTAGCTGCGATACCCATCGTAGAAGATATCTATTGTTACCAAAGTCACGCAACGTTCTACGACTCGTTCTTAACCAACTCTACTTTCTGCGCAGGAAACCCCAGAGGAAAcg GTACTGCTGTTTGCAACGGTGACAGTGGAGGAGGACTGATATTGCCTGTTGAGCAAAATGATCAAGATGTAACTTGGTACGTGAGAGGAATCGTATCTGTCACAGTAAGGAGAGAAGGTGGAAACTTATGCGATACCAATTACTATGCCATATATACTGATGTAGCCAAATATTTGGACTGGATCACGTTCCAAATGTCATTGGATTTGTGA
- the LOC143910443 gene encoding proclotting enzyme-like isoform X2 encodes MSWICSIFVLITIFQYNHAWNKSDFHIDSKLSKECGHSKSFSPENYFEHWGFWPWLGMAFYDGFGRGTKCNAVLIHPQAVISSLHCFKKIPDIILEEHLFVAFSLPGLPSFQNISVTHLDFPGTRYNSGYDLALLRLSRPVVVSAQVQPICLWEEDHDYSTQLASHIGMMVGADLNNLYDYDNFNTLRSYQAPVRVINAKKCREKEPNYFDSPNEKPLCYSYYRVPVTCHGFGSMLMFPRLSETGDIVWYLRSIVTLRKWLCDDNSYTSSFDVADRRPWIESHFRTSKEKSCGRQVATHTPLVTLGQQTHRGDWPWHAALFLDSLTNKSKSYRCGGSLISPLYVLTAGHCVMLDSKILDGRLSAKLGKFSLNSNEPDSLDIRVSEVILHEFYDQDTLRNDIALLKLSSNVTYNQYIQPVCLWHSDNLDKKNIFNQIGRRDIFRNEDINSGKKSQVKILTFDF; translated from the exons ATGTCTTGGATTTGTAGTATATTTGTATtgataacaatatttcaatacaatCACGCCTGGAATAAATCCGATTTCCATATAGACTCGAag CTTTCTAAGGAGTGTGGACATTCGAAATCTTTCTCTCCAGAGAACTATTTTGAACATTGGGGATTTTGGCCATGGCTTGGAATGGCATTTTACGACGGCTTCGGACGTGGAACAAAATGCAATGCCGTTCTCATACATCCTCAGGCTGTCATATCGa GTTTGCATTGTTTCAAGAAAATACCTGATATAATTTTAGAAGAACATCTCTTCGTAGCGTTTTCTCTTCCTGGATTACCATCGTTTCAAAACATATca GTAACTCATTTAGATTTCCCTGGAACTAGGTACAATTCGGGATACGATTTGGCACTTTTGAGACTTTCAAGACCGGTCGTAGTCAGCGCTCAAGTTCAACCAATTTGCTTGTGGGAAGAAGATCACGACTATAGCACTCAATTGGCATCTCATATTGGAATG ATGGTGGGAGCAGATCTGAACAATTTATACGATTACGATAACTTCAACACACTGAGATCGTATCAAGCTCCAGTTCGAGTGATCAACGCAAAGAAATGTAGAGAAAAAGAGCCGAATTATTTCGACTCTCCTAATGAAAAGCCCTTGTGCTATTCTTACTACCGAG TTCCTGTTACATGTCACGGATTTGGCTCGATGTTGATGTTTCCAAGATTATCGGAGACTGGAGATATTGTTTGGTATTTGAGAAGCATCGTTACTTTGAGGAAATGGCTTTGCGATGATAATTCTTATACTTCTTCATTCGATGTCGCTGACAGAAGACCATGGATCGAATCACATTTTAGG acttCAAAGGAGAAGAGTTGCGGTCGACAAGTAGCAACACATACCCCATTGGTTACACTTGGACAACAAACACACAGAGGAGATTGGCCATGGCATGCTGCCTTATTCTTAGATTCTTTGACAAATAAATCCAAATCGTATAGATGTGGAGGAAGTTTAATATCTCCGTTATATGTATTGACAG CCGGACATTGCGTCATGCTTGATTCGAAAATACTAGACGGAAGATTGTCGGCGAAATTGGGCAAATTCAGTTTGAATTCTAATGAACCAGATTCTTTAGACATACGG GTATCTGAAGTCATTCTGCACGAATTCTACGATCAAGATACACTTCGTAACGATATTGCACTGTTAAAGCTGTCGTCAAATGTCACCTACAATCAATACATTCAACCAGTTTGTTTGTGGCACAGTGATAATCTCGACAAAAagaatattttcaatcaaatcgGAAGG cgagatatttttcgaaatgaagatattaacagtgggaaaaaatcccaagtgaaaatacttacttttgacttttga
- the LOC143910443 gene encoding proclotting enzyme-like isoform X3 translates to MSWICSIFVLITIFQYNHAWNKSDFHIDSKLSKECGHSKSFSPENYFEHWGFWPWLGMAFYDGFGRGTKCNAVLIHPQAVISSLHCFKKIPDIILEEHLFVAFSLPGLPSFQNISVTHLDFPGTRYNSGYDLALLRLSRPVVVSAQVQPICLWEEDHDYSTQLASHIGMMVGADLNNLYDYDNFNTLRSYQAPVRVINAKKCREKEPNYFDSPNEKPLCYSYYRVPVTCHGFGSMLMFPRLSETGDIVWYLRSIVTLRKWLCDDNSYTSSFDVADRRPWIESHFRTSKEKSCGRQVATHTPLVTLGQQTHRGDWPWHAALFLDSLTNKSKSYRCGGSLISPLYVLTAGHCVMLDSKILDGRLSAKLGKFSLNSNEPDSLDIRVSEVILHEFYDQDTLRNDIALLKLSSNVTYNQYIQPVCLWHSDNLDKKNIFNQIGRIRVYWA, encoded by the exons ATGTCTTGGATTTGTAGTATATTTGTATtgataacaatatttcaatacaatCACGCCTGGAATAAATCCGATTTCCATATAGACTCGAag CTTTCTAAGGAGTGTGGACATTCGAAATCTTTCTCTCCAGAGAACTATTTTGAACATTGGGGATTTTGGCCATGGCTTGGAATGGCATTTTACGACGGCTTCGGACGTGGAACAAAATGCAATGCCGTTCTCATACATCCTCAGGCTGTCATATCGa GTTTGCATTGTTTCAAGAAAATACCTGATATAATTTTAGAAGAACATCTCTTCGTAGCGTTTTCTCTTCCTGGATTACCATCGTTTCAAAACATATca GTAACTCATTTAGATTTCCCTGGAACTAGGTACAATTCGGGATACGATTTGGCACTTTTGAGACTTTCAAGACCGGTCGTAGTCAGCGCTCAAGTTCAACCAATTTGCTTGTGGGAAGAAGATCACGACTATAGCACTCAATTGGCATCTCATATTGGAATG ATGGTGGGAGCAGATCTGAACAATTTATACGATTACGATAACTTCAACACACTGAGATCGTATCAAGCTCCAGTTCGAGTGATCAACGCAAAGAAATGTAGAGAAAAAGAGCCGAATTATTTCGACTCTCCTAATGAAAAGCCCTTGTGCTATTCTTACTACCGAG TTCCTGTTACATGTCACGGATTTGGCTCGATGTTGATGTTTCCAAGATTATCGGAGACTGGAGATATTGTTTGGTATTTGAGAAGCATCGTTACTTTGAGGAAATGGCTTTGCGATGATAATTCTTATACTTCTTCATTCGATGTCGCTGACAGAAGACCATGGATCGAATCACATTTTAGG acttCAAAGGAGAAGAGTTGCGGTCGACAAGTAGCAACACATACCCCATTGGTTACACTTGGACAACAAACACACAGAGGAGATTGGCCATGGCATGCTGCCTTATTCTTAGATTCTTTGACAAATAAATCCAAATCGTATAGATGTGGAGGAAGTTTAATATCTCCGTTATATGTATTGACAG CCGGACATTGCGTCATGCTTGATTCGAAAATACTAGACGGAAGATTGTCGGCGAAATTGGGCAAATTCAGTTTGAATTCTAATGAACCAGATTCTTTAGACATACGG GTATCTGAAGTCATTCTGCACGAATTCTACGATCAAGATACACTTCGTAACGATATTGCACTGTTAAAGCTGTCGTCAAATGTCACCTACAATCAATACATTCAACCAGTTTGTTTGTGGCACAGTGATAATCTCGACAAAAagaatattttcaatcaaatcgGAAGG attcgtgtttactgggcatag
- the LOC143910369 gene encoding CLIP domain-containing serine protease B4-like produces MMSGHRVEAKVVGIEGHKPKTSICTQNDISNFNNDLSVSFSLPGLTTYQNIPVTHMHLSTNQITDGSSIALLRLQRTVIISPSVQPICLWEESQNYTAQLDLQIGMMIGTDLTNIGATNNLRILQSPVRVIGETQCRSSYDEILDNRMCFTYIKETQNCHYIGSMMMFPRLADNGDQVWYLRGIISQRIWGCSNGKYSPSLDLAGMYKWISSHFKASVESSCGRRVVSFAPLVTLGQQVERGDFPWHIALYLYSMNKLSISYHCGGTLMSNSIVITAAHCVTAHNAPMAPNRFAIALGKFDLYSKEPGAIIIKVSQVIVHENYGYTSLQNDIALLLLETKVNYNEYIQPVCMWEEANTNKQSVFNVVGKVPGWGKNEREELSQYLYAASVPIVDDLICFQSHEAFYSKYLTNKTICAGYPRGNGTNVCNGDSGGGLVIPITQSDQKVSWYLRGIVSVAIAKANEKSCDPNYYAIYTDVPQYIKWISNNVKKLSEAC; encoded by the exons atgatgtcaggtcaTAGAGTTGAAGCCAAGGTCGTGGGTATCGAAGGTCACAAGCCGAAGA cttctatTTGCACCCAAAATGACATTTCAAACTTCAACAACGACTTATCAGTATCGTTCTCTTTGCCCGGTTTGACGACATACCAAAATATACCT GTAACTCACATGCATTTATCTACCAATCAAATAACTGACGGTTCAAGTATAGCCTTGTTGAGGTTACAAAGAACGGTTATAATTAGCCCGTCAGTTCAACCGATATGTCTTTGGGAAGAAAGCCAGAACTATACGGCCCAACTCGATTTGCAAATTGGAATG ATGATAGGAACGGACCTAACAAATATTGGTGCTACGAACAATTTGAGAATATTACAATCTCCAGTGCGTGTCATTGGAGAGACTCAATGCAGATCTTCCTATGATGAAATTTTAGACAATAGAATGTGTTTCACTTATATCAAAG AGACCCAAAACTGTCACTACATCGGTTCGATGATGATGTTTCCGAGGTTGGCCGACAACGGTGATCAAGTGTGGTATCTCAGAGGGATAATATCACAAAGGATATGGGGATGTTCGAATGGAAAATATAGTCCCAGTCTAGATTTGGCCGGCATGTATAAATGGATCTCATCACATTTCAAA GCTTCGGTCGAAAGCAGTTGTGGTCGAAGGGTTGTTTCTTTCGCCCCGTTGGTGACTTTGGGTCAACAGGTCGAACGAGGAGACTTCCCCTGGCATATTGCACTGTATTTGTATTCGATGAATAAATTGTCAATATCTTACCATTGTGGCGGAACTTTGATGTCAAATTCGATAGTTATCACTg CTGCCCATTGTGTCACAGCTCACAACGCGCCAATGGCACCCAACAGATTTGCCATAGCTTTGGGCAAATTCGATCTATATTCCAAGGAGCCAGGagctataataataaaa GTTTCCCAAGTGATCGTGCATGAAAACTACGGTTATACATCCCTCCAGAACGACATAGCACTCCTGCTTTTGGAGACGAAAGTTAATTACAACGAATACATTCAACCTGTTTGTATGTGGGAAGAAGCTAATACTAACAAACAGAGCGTATTCAACGTTGTAGGAAAG GTACCCGGTTGGGGCAAGAATGAAAGGGAAGAACTTTCCCAATATTTATACGCGGCTTCAGTACCGATTGTCGATGATTTGATCTGTTTTCAAAGTCATGAAGCATTTTACAGCAAATACCTGACAAATAAGACGATATGTGCGGGATATCCGAGAGGAAATG GTACGAACGTTTGCAACGGCGACAGTGGCGGAGGACTAGTTATTCCAATAACCCAATCAGATCAGAAAGTTTCTTGGTATTTGCGAGGCATAGTATCCGTAGCGATAGCAAAAGCAAACGAGAAGTCCTGCGATCCAAACTATTACGCCATATACACAGACGTACCCCAATACATCAAATGGATATCGAACaacgtcaaaaaattgtcaGAAGCATGTTAA
- the LOC143911261 gene encoding uncharacterized protein LOC143911261, translating into MFSEMKIVFYTLTMLVWFTSGAPEGSPTYKPAPVYKPAENNGFVADQPIYSPETSVAVPPSTSVAANSGISTSVENNAHLYNPEGYVDNYNGYAAYDPGYGVQTGYEGYLVPTGYYSPIAAVESGPISHLWSLMPHSSTVLSAVGRGISFVVSGAGILLAGAALVFGICTFTPICHIKLAGFNPLTIKEEVRAYMTPDNISTAVNFFREAVNKYKKMQKVN; encoded by the exons ATG TTTTCAGAAATGAAGATTGTTTTTTACACTTTGACGATGCTTGTGTGGTTCACATCCGGTGCACCGGAAGGAAGTCCAACTTACAAACCAGCTCCGGTTTATAAACCGGCTGAAAATAATGGATTCGTCGCTGACCAGCCCATATATTCTCCG gAAACATCAGTAGCTGTTCCACCATCAACGTCAGTAGCAGCAAACTCTGGAATATCCACATCTGTGGAAAACAACGCTCATCTGTACAACCCAGAAGGGTACGTAGATAATTACAACGGTTACGCAGCATACGACCCCGGATACGGTGTACAAACGGG ATATGAAGGCTATTTGGTACCAACAGGCTATTACTCTCCGATTGCAGCTGTCGAATCCGGACCTATCAGCCATCTTTGGAGTTTGATGCCACACTCTTCG ACTGTTCTGAGCGCAGTTGGCAGAGGTATATCTTTCGTTGTAAGTGGTGCTGGAATTCTGTTGGCCGGTGCTGCTCTAGTTTTCGGAATTTGCACGTTCACTCCAATATGCCACATTAAATTGGCAGGATTCAATCCTTTGACCATCAAAGAAGAAGTCCGAGCTTATATGACCCCTGACAATATTTCAACAGCCGTCAACTTCTTTAGAGAAGCTGTCAACAAATACAAAAAGATGCAAAAGGTCAACTAA
- the LOC143911263 gene encoding glutathione S-transferase 1-like: protein MGISSSSKKKLDTSNTPVNDGRKKKANHPPPLQPLPENKAEEAEKTFERMAESPEKSPNVKKVDEGTPKLDESAIISETKVKVEDKNETNEDSSHAAAKVSGIKMPIDLYYLTPSAPCRAAMMTARIVGVELNLKVCNIMEGDHMKEDYGKMNPQRTIPTLNDNGFILWESRPIMAYFVNQYGKDDSLYPKNPKDRALVDQRLYFDMGSLYQGIVEYYFPMIFHSTPLNPEKLKALEKTVGILNTILDGRTFSAGDHLTIADISLAVSVSNLEAFEFDLAPYPNVKAWFLRTKDALAPFGYEEINQTGANMMGSFLKSKTG, encoded by the exons ATGGGCATCTCAAGCTCATCTAAAAAGAAGCTGGACACCTCCAACACCCCAGTCAATGATGGGAGAAAGAAAAAAGCCAACCATCCCCCACCTCTTCAACCCTTGCCGGAGAACAAAGCAGAAGAAGCCGAAAAAACCTTCGAAAGAATGGCAGAGTCGCCTGAAAAGTCACCAAACGTGAAAAAAGTGGATGAAGGGACTCCAAAGTTGGACGAAAGTGCTATAATAAGTGAAACGAAAGTGAAAGTAGAAGATAAGAACGAAACGAACGAAGATTCAAG TCACGCAGCAGCAAAAGTTTCAGGCATCAAAATGCCAATTGATCTCTACTATCTGACACCGTCAGCGCCATGCCGAGCTGCGATGATGACCGCTAGAATCGTAGGCGTCGAGCTAAACTTAAAAGTGTGCAATATTATGGAAGGAGATCACATGAAGGAAGATTATGGAAAg ATGAATCCTCAACGAACCATTCCGACATTGAACGACAATGGTTTCATTCTATGGGAAAG TCGACCGATAATGGCTTATTTCGTAAATCAATACGGAAAGGATGATTCACTTTATCCGAAAAATCCAAAAGACAGAGCGCTCGTCGATCAACGGCTGTATTTCGATATGGGGTCTCTATATCAAggcatcgttgaatattat TTTCCAATGATattccactccactccacttaATCCGGAAAAGCTGAAAGCTTTGGAAAAAACTGTCGGCATATTAAACACAATCCTAGACGGCAGAACATTTTCAGCAGGAGATCATTTAACAATCGCTGATATATCTCTAGCAGTTTCGGTCTCCAATTTGGAA GCGTTCGAATTCGACCTGGCTCCATATCCAAATGTTAAAGCTTGGTTTTTGAGAACAAAAGATGCTTTGGCACCGTTTGGATATGAAGAGATCAATCAAACAGGAGCCAACATGATGGGAAGCTTCCTGAAAAGCAAAACtggataa